The genomic DNA CGACGACCGCGGCCGCGCCGACGAGCAGCACCCGCACCCAGGTGATGCGCACGCCGGACAGCACCAGGCAGAACCAGACGACCGCGGGCACCATCCCGACGATCCCGCCGAAGTCGCTGCCCATCGAGGGCCAGCCCTCGCAGAGCGCCATCACGGCTCCGATCGCGCCGACCGCGACCACGGCCGCGCGACGTCGGCGGGCCAGCAGGAGCCGGTGGGCCACCCAGCCCGCGACGACGAGTGCGGCGGCGGCGTACGCGGCGAAGGTGACGTTGCCGAAGCCGTACCAGCGCAGCCCGAAGACAGGACGGGAGTTGAGCAGCGAACCAGGCTCGAACGGTCCGCCGAGGGCGGCGTCGACCGTGAACGCGACCGCGCTGATGACCGCACCGGCGATGGGCGGTGGCACCCGCAGGAGCCTCGACAGCCCGAGCGCGGCGAGGGTCAGCACCGTGATAACCCCCCAGACCGTCACGCTGACCGCGAGCCCCGGCGACGCCGACCGGGCCCACGGGACCGCGCCGGTGAACATCATGCCGGCGAGCAGGACCGAGCCGAGGGTGAGGACGCGCTCGGGCAGCAGCCACCGGCGACGCCACACGCCGACGAGGGCGAGCAGAGCCAGCAGCGTCCCACCCCCGGCGAGCGCGAGGTAGCCGGTGACCGAGGCGTCGGAGAGCGCGGCCACCTCCCGCACCTGGCCCTCGATCGCCGGCAGGGAGAGGTCGGCCGGGTAGACGGCGAGCGGGGAGCCGTCGATCGTGTTCACCGCGCTCGATGAGCCGCGCCCGACGTCGACGAGCTCGCGGGTCACATCGGTGAGGGTGACGATGCCCTCGCGCCGGGTGCTGGCCGAGGTGACGAACCCGGGCAGGGTCGTCCCGACCCGGTAGAAGACGCCCATCGCCGGGTCGTCCGAACCGGCCGCCGGCCCCATGCCGCTCACCAGCAGCGTGACGTCGTCGCGCCCGGCGAGGTCGGTGATCACGCGGTCCGACGCCGCCCCGGCGTCGACGAGCGTGACGGTGCACGAGAGCCGCTCGCCGCTGGCCACCCAGGCGTCGGGCTCGGCGTACGTCGCGACGGTCCCGTCCGGTCGGGCGGCCGCCAGGGCCGCACCCGGTCCGACTGCCGCCACGCAGCCGGGGACGGAACCGGCGAGGTTGCCGAGCCGGGCGTCACCCCGGCTCGCCGACGCCGCCGCGAGCCGGGCGTCCCAGTCGGTGACGCGGGCCCCATCGCCGTCGGCGACGACGGACGGGGTGCAGAGCCCGTCGATCCCGGCCCGGCGACCCGCGCCGAGCGTCGTCCAGGCCCCGGCCGCGCAGGCGCCGTCGAGGTAGCGGGCCCGGGTGTTGACGGTCCCGGTCTGCGCGTCGTCGAGGTGCGCGGCGAGGACCGTACGGTCGGTGCCGGTCAGGACCGAGCGGCCGGGGACGCCGACGAGGACGACGTGGTCGGTGAAGACGTCGCTCGGGGTCGGGTCGGGCGCGAGGGAGGCGACGCCGCGCAGCAGCGCGAAGACCAGGGCGCCGAGCACGAGCAGCACGACCCCGAGGCCTCGACGCGGCGGCCGTACGGGCACGGGGACGGGAGCGTTGCGCGCCCGGGGCCGGTTGCTCACGGCGGGGCCGCCCGCCTAGACGCGTGCGGCCAGGAAGTCGAGCACGCTCTCGAAGATCGGGCGGCCGTCGAGCGTGGGGCCGGTGAGCGGGTCGACGTTGTGCTCGGGGTGCGGCATGAGGCCGACGACGTTGCCGCGGTCGTTGCAGATGCCGGCGATGTCGTTCATCGAGCCGTTCGGGTTGCCGCCGGTGTAGCGGAAGACCACACGACCCTCGCCCTCGAGACGCGCGAGGGTCTCGGCGTCGGCGACGAACCCGCCCTCGCCGTTCTTGAGGACGATCTCGATCTGCTGCCCGACCTCGAACCGGCTCGTCCACGTCGTGTCGGTCGACTCGACGCGCAGCCCCTGGTCGCGGCAGACGAAGGTGCGGACGTCGTTGCGGATCAGCGCGCCGGGCAGCAGGTGCGCCTCGCAGAGGATCTGGAAGCCGTTGCAGATGCCGAGCACCGGCATCCCCTCCCCGGCCGCGCGGACGACCTCGTCCATCACCGGCGCGAAGCGGGCGATCGCCCCGCAGCGCAGGTAGTCGCCGTAGGAGAAGCCGCCGGGCAGGACGACCGCGTCGACGCCGTCGAGGCTGTCGCTGCCGTGCCACAGGGCGACGGCCTCGGCGCCGGCGACCCGGACCGCCCGCAGCGCGTCGTGGTCGTCGAGCGAACCGGGGAAGGTGACGACGCCGATGCGCGGGGCCATCAGGCGCCCGTCTCCTCGTTGAGGTGGTCCACGTCGTGCCCGGGGTGGTCGGTGCCGCCCTGCGCGGTCGGCGCCGCCTCGTCGACCGTGCCAGCGACCTCGGTCTCGACCCGGACGTCGAACGTCTCGATCACGGTGTTGGCCAGGAGCGTCTCCGCCGCCCGCTCGATGTCGGCCAGCGTGTCGGGGGTCACCTCGCCGTCGACCTCGATCTCGAACCGCTTGCCCTGCCGGACCGCGAGCCCGGAGAAGCCGAGGCGGCCCAGCGCCCCGGTCACCGCCTTGCCCTGCGGGTCCAGGATCTCGGGCTTGGGCATGACGTCGACCACCACGCGTGCCATGGGCCCGAGTCTAGGGCTGCAGAACTTCTCGCCCTCTGAGTACCGCAGGGGTGGTCAGAGGGCGAGAAGTTCGGCTCGCGCACGCGCGAGAGCGCTCAGGCTCCCTTGACGTTCACCAGCTGGTGGAGCGTGTGCCGGACGCTCACCAGGTCGGAGGCGTCCGCCATGACCTGGTCGATGTCCTTGTACGCCCCGGGGATCTCGTCCAGGAACGCCTCGGTGTCCCGGAACTCGATCCCGACCATCGCCTCCCGCAGCTGCTCGTGGGTGAAGCGCTTCCGCGCCGCCGAGCGGGAGAACATCCGGCCCGCCCCGTGCGGCGACGAGCTCAGCGACACCGGGTTGCCGAGCCCCTCGACGACGTAGCTGGCCGTCCCCATCGAGCCCGGGATCAGGCCGGGCTGGCCCGGCCGGGCCTCGATGGCGCCCTTGCGCGAGACCCAGACCCCCCGGCCGAAGTGACGCTCCTGCTCGGTGAAGTTGTGGTGGCAGTTGATCCGCTCCTGCTCCACCACGGCCTCACCGGTCCAGTCCGCGACGCACCGGACGACCCGGTCCATCATCTCCTCGCGGTTGAGGAGCGCGAAGTGCTGCGCCCACCGGAGCTCGCGGACGTACGCCCAGAACTCGTCGGTCCCCTCGACGAGGTACGCGAGGTCCGGCTCCGCGAGCGGGATCCACCACCGCGTCGCCAGCTCCTGCGCGACCTTGACGTGGTGCGAGGCGATCTTGTTCCCCACGCCCCGCGAGCCCGAGTGCAGGAACAGCCACACCCGGTCCTGCTCGTCGGCGCTGACCTCGATGAAGTGGTTCCCCGAGCCCAGCGACCCGAGCTGCAGGTCCCAGTGCGCGCCGTAGCGGGCCGGGTCGAACCCGGCCTGCTCGGCCAGCGCGACGAGCTCGGCGACCCGCGGCTCGGCCGTCTCGCGCACCTTGCGGTTGCTGTGGCCGGCCGACAACGGCACCGAGCGCTCGATCGCCTTCCGGACGAGCGACCGGTCCTCCGGCAGCTCCTCGACGTGCAGCTGGGTCCGGACCGCGATCATCCCGCAGCCGATGTCGACGCCGACCGCCGCCGGCATGAGCGCGCCGAGGGTCGGGATCACCGAACCGACCGTGGCCCCGCGACCCAGGTGCGCGTCGGGCATCAGGGCGACGTGCGGGAAGACGAAGGGCATCCGCGCCGTGCGCTCGGCCTGCTCGCGGGTGCTCTCCTCCAGGATCGAGGCCCAGCTCCAGAGCTTGTCGTTGATGCGGTCCATGACGGCTCCTCCGTCCTTCCGTGCGTACGCGCCGGGTGGCGCGACGGCACAACCTACGGAGCCGAATTCGCCTGGTGCCGCCGGTTTTCGCCGTGCTAGGCGGGGACGAACGCCGAACCGGTGAGCCGCTCGTACGCGTCGAGGTAGCGCTGGCGGGTGTCGGCCACGACCTGCGCGGGGACGGGCGGCGGCGCGGCGCCGGAGCCGCGGTCCCAGCCGGAGTCGTGCAGCAGCCAGTTGCGGACGAACTGCTTGTCGAAGGAGTCCAGGCGGGCGCCGGGCGCCCAGGTCGCGGCGTCCCAGTAGCGCGAGGAGTCGGGGGTGAGGACCTCGTCGGCCAGCACGACCGTGCCGTCGGCGCGGAGCCCGAACTCGAGCTTGGTGTCGGCCAGGACCAGGCCGCGCTCGCGGGCGATGCCCTCCGCGCGGTCGTAGACCGCCAGCGTCAGGTCGCGCAGCCGCGCGCCGAGCTCGGGACCGGTGGTCTCGACCATCGTGTCGAAGTCGACGTTCTCGTCGTGCTCGCCGAAGGCGGCCTTGGTCGCCGGCGTGAAGATCGGCTCGGGCAGCCGTGAGCCGTCGACCAGCCCGTCGGGCAGCGGCACGCCGCAGACGGAGCGGCTCTGCTGGTACTCGACCCAGCCGGACCCGGTGAGGTAGCCGCGGGCGACGCACTCGACGGGCACCATGGCGAGCCGCTCGCAGACCACGGCCCGGCCCCGCACCGGCTCGGGCACGTCCAGGCCCAGGACGTGGTCGTCCACGAGGTCCCTCAGCTGGGCGAACCACCACTGCGACAGCTGCGTGAGGACCGCGCCCTTGTCGGGCACGAGGCTGTCGAGGACGAAGTCGAAGGCGCTGATCCGGTCGGTCGCCACCATGAGCAGGGCGTCGGCGCCGTCGCGGTCCTCGTACGCGTAGAGCTCGCGGACCTTGCCCACGTGGACCAGCGGCAGGCCGAGCCGGTCGGCGAACCCTCCGACGGTCAGGGTCGGGGGCGCGCCACCGCCCGAGGAAGGCACGGAGGAAGACCCTGGCTCGCCCATGATCGGGCCACCCTAGCCTGGTGCGACGGCCCGGCCGGACGGCACAGTGGAGCCCGGAACACCCGACTCCCACAGCAAAGGTAGGCACCCCATGGCCTCGCTCACCCGCCCTCGTCACGGTCGCGTCGTCGCGGGGGTGTGCGCCGCGATCGCCAACCGGTTCGGGATCAGCCCGTTCCTGGTGCGCGTGATCTTCCTGGTCAGCATGCTGCTACCCGGTCCGCAGATCCTGATCTACCTCGGCGGCTGGCTGCTCATCCCGAACGAGCGCTTCTGAGCCTCCGCCCCCGTCGGGGCAGGACCGCCACGGCGAGCGCGACGAGCACCGCCAGCCCGAGCGCCACGCGCGGGTCGGCGGGCCACCCCGGCCGCGGCAGCGTCGGCGGCCCGCCCAGCGTGGCGGGCTGCACGCCCCGCACCCGGTCGTCGCGCGGGTAGCCCTGGCGGACCCAGTCCGACACCCGCTCCGCCCAGCCCGTGCCGACCCCGACCCGGTGACCCGCACCGGCCACCACCTCGACGCGGCCGCGGGCACCGACCGCACCCTCGTAGCGCCGGGCGGCGACCGCCACCGGCACCGTGGCGTCGTCGGCGCCCCACACCGCGTA from Microlunatus sagamiharensis includes the following:
- the purQ gene encoding phosphoribosylformylglycinamidine synthase subunit PurQ, with translation MAPRIGVVTFPGSLDDHDALRAVRVAGAEAVALWHGSDSLDGVDAVVLPGGFSYGDYLRCGAIARFAPVMDEVVRAAGEGMPVLGICNGFQILCEAHLLPGALIRNDVRTFVCRDQGLRVESTDTTWTSRFEVGQQIEIVLKNGEGGFVADAETLARLEGEGRVVFRYTGGNPNGSMNDIAGICNDRGNVVGLMPHPEHNVDPLTGPTLDGRPIFESVLDFLAARV
- a CDS encoding RtcB family protein; amino-acid sequence: MDRINDKLWSWASILEESTREQAERTARMPFVFPHVALMPDAHLGRGATVGSVIPTLGALMPAAVGVDIGCGMIAVRTQLHVEELPEDRSLVRKAIERSVPLSAGHSNRKVRETAEPRVAELVALAEQAGFDPARYGAHWDLQLGSLGSGNHFIEVSADEQDRVWLFLHSGSRGVGNKIASHHVKVAQELATRWWIPLAEPDLAYLVEGTDEFWAYVRELRWAQHFALLNREEMMDRVVRCVADWTGEAVVEQERINCHHNFTEQERHFGRGVWVSRKGAIEARPGQPGLIPGSMGTASYVVEGLGNPVSLSSSPHGAGRMFSRSAARKRFTHEQLREAMVGIEFRDTEAFLDEIPGAYKDIDQVMADASDLVSVRHTLHQLVNVKGA
- a CDS encoding PspC domain-containing protein; translated protein: MASLTRPRHGRVVAGVCAAIANRFGISPFLVRVIFLVSMLLPGPQILIYLGGWLLIPNERF